A region of Catenibacterium mitsuokai DNA encodes the following proteins:
- a CDS encoding GDP-mannose 4,6-dehydratase codes for MNHIDLKNKTVLVTGSAGFIGSNLVLELLKTQSPIHIIGLDNMNDYYDVSIKEWRLKEIKKCLKEHSDSSYVFYKDDLANKAIIDHIFEEHKPDIVVNLGAQAGVSYSISNPDAYIQSNMIGFYNILEACRHSYDNGAKGVEHLVYASSSSVYSTNKKVPYSTEDKVDNPVSLYAATKKSNELMAHAYSKLYNIPSTGLRFFTVYGPAGRPDMAYFGFTNKLLKGDTIQIFNYGNCKRDFTYVDDILEGVKRIMQGAPEKKNGEDGLPIPPYAVYNIGNSNPENLLDFVTILQEELIRAEVLPADYDFEAHKKLVPMQPGDVPITYADTSALERDYGFKPNTSLRDGLRKFAEWYKEFYKI; via the coding sequence ATGAACCATATTGATTTAAAAAATAAAACTGTTTTAGTTACAGGTTCTGCTGGTTTTATTGGTAGTAACTTAGTATTAGAACTATTAAAAACACAATCACCTATTCATATTATTGGTTTAGATAATATGAATGATTATTATGATGTAAGTATTAAAGAATGGCGTTTAAAAGAAATTAAAAAGTGTTTAAAGGAACATAGTGATTCTAGTTATGTGTTCTATAAAGATGATTTAGCTAATAAAGCTATTATTGATCATATCTTTGAAGAACATAAACCTGATATTGTAGTTAACTTAGGTGCTCAGGCTGGTGTAAGTTATTCTATTAGTAATCCTGATGCTTATATTCAGTCTAATATGATTGGTTTCTATAATATCCTAGAAGCTTGTCGTCATTCATATGACAATGGTGCTAAGGGTGTAGAACACTTAGTATATGCTTCATCTTCATCTGTATATAGTACTAATAAGAAAGTACCATATAGTACAGAAGATAAGGTAGATAATCCTGTATCTTTATATGCAGCTACTAAGAAGTCTAATGAATTAATGGCACATGCTTATAGTAAGTTATATAATATCCCTTCTACTGGTTTACGTTTCTTTACTGTTTATGGTCCAGCTGGAAGACCTGATATGGCTTATTTTGGATTTACTAATAAGTTACTTAAAGGAGATACTATTCAGATCTTTAACTATGGTAACTGTAAGAGAGACTTTACATATGTAGATGATATTTTAGAGGGTGTTAAACGCATTATGCAGGGAGCACCAGAAAAGAAGAATGGTGAAGATGGTTTACCTATTCCTCCTTATGCTGTATATAATATTGGTAATAGTAATCCTGAAAACTTGTTGGATTTTGTAACTATTTTACAGGAAGAATTAATTCGTGCTGAAGTGTTACCTGCTGATTATGATTTTGAAGCTCATAAGAAGTTAGTCCCTATGCAACCAGGTGATGTACCTATTACTTATGCTGATACAAGTGCTTTAGAGAGAGATTATGGTTTTAAGCCTAATACTTCTTTAAGAGATGGTTTACGTAAGTTTGCAGAGTGGTATAAAGAGTTTTATAAGATTTAA
- a CDS encoding P-loop NTPase fold protein: MDTLEELENYCKIEHPVGALMLTGEWGCGKTYLLDEELIKSFEENSCFFAYKSIWSHINR, translated from the coding sequence ATGGATACGTTAGAAGAGTTAGAAAACTATTGCAAAATAGAACATCCAGTTGGTGCATTAATGCTTACTGGTGAATGGGGATGTGGAAAAACTTATTTACTTGATGAAGAATTAATTAAAAGTTTTGAAGAAAACTCATGTTTTTTTGCGTATAAGTCTATTTGGAGTCATATCAATAGATGA
- a CDS encoding P-loop NTPase fold protein, with amino-acid sequence MKKTHVFLRISLFGVISIDEVKAEVQKKWLNECINSIDNTGKVTCALNKYVKPLKDVAKNVNEFMPDPVKNIVNGVFSINVLDFVKIENEIGNKKVVLIFDDLERACISTTDLLGCINDYCENLGFSTIIVANEDKIQKGDGNNIEYNEIKEKIVQRTVHHHPEYRSVVTSVIKNMKFESDLYKSFLEEYINEIIVIFSGKTKDGKSLNDFVEKCTKGSLREIDDENKRIQNLLKARPHNIRSLKCALQDFERVYELLVAYNIPDQNKWLFSFITFIFSARAGLVKRYEEYGMLLTENNVSILYPGYYNGKYMINGIKTWIIDGEWDKEVINCQMSYVKQRYAAISPLDKAKSNSIFNLEEDDMLDGYPELLNLAYEGKLDLNDYVYLLCNSREAKKHHINIPKIDWGKVQLGVERKIDELLQSHEDPSHCIVVKSYVNKNDYTDSQWKVYETIEKYRNGELQLFEHNRHLYIELMNKDPHKAYEEIRNKRLDCFSDKMAEVTLSAFKQSSNADKNDMILNTKNIIRTMMHSSEFKSEQTKTALNALKCGLKSYLEQHCSSNKNSIAAAHANQFIQTIDMLLAE; translated from the coding sequence TTGAAGAAAACTCATGTTTTTTTGCGTATAAGTCTATTTGGAGTCATATCAATAGATGAAGTTAAGGCAGAAGTACAGAAAAAATGGTTGAATGAATGTATAAACAGTATAGATAATACTGGAAAAGTTACTTGTGCATTAAATAAATATGTCAAACCTTTAAAGGATGTGGCTAAGAATGTAAATGAGTTTATGCCAGATCCAGTAAAAAATATTGTAAATGGAGTATTTTCAATTAATGTTTTAGATTTTGTGAAGATAGAGAATGAAATTGGAAATAAGAAAGTAGTTTTAATATTTGATGATTTGGAACGTGCATGTATTTCTACAACTGATTTACTCGGCTGTATAAATGATTATTGTGAGAATCTAGGATTTTCTACAATTATTGTAGCCAATGAAGATAAAATACAAAAAGGTGATGGGAATAATATAGAGTATAATGAAATTAAGGAAAAAATTGTTCAAAGAACTGTTCACCACCACCCAGAATATCGTTCTGTTGTCACTAGTGTTATTAAGAATATGAAATTTGAATCAGATTTATATAAATCCTTTTTAGAAGAATATATAAATGAGATTATCGTGATTTTTTCTGGAAAAACAAAGGATGGGAAATCATTAAATGATTTCGTAGAAAAATGTACAAAAGGTAGTTTACGTGAGATAGATGATGAAAATAAACGTATTCAAAATTTGTTAAAAGCAAGACCTCATAACATAAGAAGTCTGAAATGTGCGCTACAGGATTTTGAAAGAGTATATGAACTGCTAGTAGCGTATAATATACCTGACCAAAATAAGTGGTTATTTTCTTTTATAACATTTATTTTTTCTGCAAGAGCAGGTTTAGTTAAAAGGTATGAAGAATACGGAATGCTTCTAACTGAGAATAATGTCTCTATCCTATATCCAGGATATTATAATGGTAAGTACATGATAAACGGTATTAAAACATGGATAATAGATGGTGAATGGGATAAAGAAGTTATAAATTGCCAGATGTCATATGTGAAACAAAGGTATGCTGCAATCTCACCATTAGATAAAGCTAAATCAAATAGCATTTTTAACTTAGAAGAAGATGATATGTTGGATGGTTATCCTGAATTGTTGAACTTAGCATACGAAGGAAAGCTTGATTTAAATGATTATGTATATCTATTGTGTAATAGTAGAGAGGCTAAGAAACATCATATTAATATTCCAAAGATTGATTGGGGTAAGGTACAGCTAGGTGTTGAAAGAAAGATTGATGAATTATTGCAATCACATGAAGATCCCTCACATTGTATAGTGGTTAAGAGTTATGTAAACAAAAATGATTACACAGATAGTCAGTGGAAAGTTTATGAAACTATTGAAAAATATCGTAATGGAGAATTGCAGTTATTTGAGCATAACCGACACTTGTATATAGAACTTATGAATAAAGATCCACATAAAGCATATGAGGAAATAAGAAATAAAAGGTTGGATTGTTTTAGTGATAAGATGGCAGAAGTTACCTTGAGTGCATTTAAACAGTCCTCTAATGCTGATAAGAATGATATGATTCTTAATACAAAGAATATTATAAGAACTATGATGCATTCTTCTGAATTTAAAAGTGAACAGACGAAGACTGCTTTAAATGCTTTAAAATGTGGACTCAAATCATATTTAGAACAGCATTGTAGTTCCAATAAGAATTCAATAGCAGCAGCTCATGCAAATCAATTTATACAGACAATAGATATGCTATTAGCGGAGTAA
- a CDS encoding dCTP deaminase domain-containing protein, with protein MILVDKDIIERSKEIFINGYDEENVKGISYDIHISEIITEHGNVDEYDLKPKEAIMVKCIEEINVPTDLLIRVENKNLLIRKGITIVSPVYNPGHKTPIYLRVDNTSHDTFRISKNLCIAQMVFEQLSSKPIHTYNQQVNASFNDEWQYKGLSHYKDNYEERTNKE; from the coding sequence ATGATACTAGTAGACAAAGACATAATTGAAAGAAGTAAAGAAATATTCATTAATGGATACGATGAAGAAAATGTTAAAGGTATTTCTTATGATATACATATATCTGAAATCATTACTGAACACGGTAATGTAGATGAATATGATTTAAAACCTAAAGAAGCTATTATGGTCAAATGTATTGAAGAAATAAATGTTCCTACTGATTTATTAATAAGAGTAGAAAATAAGAACTTACTAATAAGAAAAGGTATTACCATCGTATCACCAGTATATAATCCAGGACACAAAACACCTATCTATCTTAGGGTAGACAACACTTCTCATGATACATTTAGAATATCTAAGAATCTATGTATTGCTCAAATGGTATTTGAACAACTTTCTTCAAAACCAATTCATACTTATAATCAACAAGTCAATGCATCATTCAATGATGAATGGCAATACAAAGGATTATCTCATTACAAAGATAATTATGAAGAAAGAACAAATAAAGAGTAA
- a CDS encoding ribonuclease H1 domain-containing protein — translation MANKYYAVKVGRIPGIYRTWDETKEQINGYSGAVYKKFATYQEAKQFILDFEDYVYDKKEDTNTTDLNDQINKKIDNLSEDEVVAFVDGSYNAEKEKAGFGTIIISKGGEKYTSYKSFGKQFNENLIALRNVFAELEGVKEAVLVAVNSKKTKITIYYDYTGIEMWATKKWKAKNKLTQAYTEFIQKKMKYIEIEFIKVPAHSGIIYNEEADALAKKSLLAKGHKTYKDGSVYFIGFSSDDWKAIVDYIDEENRKSLVNLNAIITIQTKEINETRKQLIISDFKSQVIINLYGNRRSYVQGKQSVLFQKIIATAIEFLSSDQIVVETLNSYHALTISKEEVEEQFKMLLPNYRGSYDDKNFCNLLSATYNTMLTGYMPDYTCLVTPIFRAYEFYLHRILNEKMELDTARDNGTNNFGYFIKTENGSYECSSSSKNKLSNKQLTFLNDFYTNYNEVRHPYSHWSSEDYDTAMIDSIEKARALLEKGLNLIDKYYILF, via the coding sequence ATGGCAAATAAATATTATGCTGTAAAAGTAGGGCGTATTCCAGGTATATATCGAACATGGGATGAAACAAAAGAACAAATAAATGGATATTCTGGTGCAGTTTATAAGAAATTTGCAACTTACCAAGAGGCTAAACAATTTATTTTAGATTTTGAAGATTATGTATATGATAAAAAAGAAGATACAAATACTACAGATTTAAATGATCAAATTAATAAAAAAATTGATAATTTATCTGAAGATGAAGTCGTTGCATTTGTTGATGGTAGTTATAATGCTGAAAAAGAGAAAGCTGGATTTGGTACTATCATTATTAGTAAGGGTGGAGAGAAGTACACATCATATAAATCTTTTGGAAAACAGTTCAATGAAAATTTGATAGCTTTAAGAAATGTTTTTGCAGAGCTTGAAGGAGTAAAAGAAGCTGTACTGGTTGCTGTAAACAGCAAGAAAACTAAAATTACCATTTATTACGATTACACAGGTATTGAAATGTGGGCAACAAAAAAATGGAAAGCGAAAAATAAACTAACTCAGGCCTATACAGAATTTATTCAAAAGAAAATGAAATATATTGAGATAGAATTTATAAAAGTTCCTGCGCATTCAGGCATTATTTATAATGAAGAAGCAGATGCTTTGGCAAAGAAATCTTTATTAGCTAAAGGTCATAAAACATATAAAGATGGCTCCGTTTATTTTATTGGTTTTTCTTCTGATGATTGGAAAGCAATCGTAGATTATATAGATGAAGAGAATAGAAAATCTTTAGTGAATCTAAATGCAATCATTACTATTCAAACAAAAGAAATCAATGAAACAAGAAAACAATTAATTATTAGTGATTTTAAGAGTCAGGTTATTATTAATTTATATGGAAATAGAAGATCCTACGTTCAAGGTAAACAGTCTGTTTTGTTTCAAAAGATAATTGCAACGGCAATTGAATTTTTATCAAGTGATCAAATTGTTGTAGAAACTTTAAACTCATATCATGCTTTAACTATTTCTAAGGAGGAAGTCGAAGAGCAGTTTAAAATGTTATTGCCAAACTACAGAGGTAGTTATGATGACAAGAATTTTTGCAACTTATTATCTGCGACTTATAATACTATGTTAACAGGCTACATGCCTGATTATACTTGCCTGGTAACTCCTATTTTTAGGGCTTATGAATTTTATTTGCATAGAATACTAAATGAAAAAATGGAATTAGATACTGCTCGTGATAATGGTACAAATAATTTTGGATATTTTATTAAAACTGAAAATGGTAGTTATGAATGTAGTAGTTCATCTAAGAATAAACTTAGTAATAAACAACTTACATTTTTAAATGATTTTTATACAAATTATAATGAAGTGAGACATCCGTATTCTCATTGGTCATCTGAAGATTATGATACAGCAATGATTGACAGTATTGAGAAAGCTAGAGCACTTTTAGAAAAGGGCTTGAATTTAATCGATAAATATTATATATTATTTTAA
- a CDS encoding type II toxin-antitoxin system RnlB family antitoxin — translation MEKLYVNALNDSEYIALITVLDYEILVSKYLKQLSFEASPNKPEHVLVDLALKTGIDKYRFVEFDINESGKIDLNSHRYVSLNPFYETLANNFLKDKKEIVLNSILTDSQINQLLN, via the coding sequence ATGGAAAAACTATATGTAAATGCACTTAATGATTCAGAATACATTGCATTAATCACAGTTCTTGATTATGAAATATTAGTAAGCAAATATCTAAAACAGTTATCATTTGAAGCTTCTCCTAATAAACCTGAACATGTACTTGTTGATCTAGCTTTAAAAACAGGAATAGATAAATATAGATTTGTTGAATTTGATATTAATGAATCAGGAAAGATAGACTTAAATAGTCATAGATATGTTTCACTTAATCCATTCTATGAGACTCTAGCAAACAACTTTCTTAAAGACAAGAAAGAAATAGTATTAAACTCTATTCTAACGGATTCACAAATAAACCAACTTTTGAATTAA
- a CDS encoding ABC-F family ATP-binding cassette domain-containing protein gives MISTHNVSLRYGDRALFEDVSVKFTDGNCYGIIGANGAGKSTFLKILSGEIEPNKGEVIIEPNKRLSVLKQDHFAYDDNKVVETVIMGNKRLFEIMQEKEKLYAKPDFNDEDGIKLGELEGEFADMDGWNAESDAEIMLNGLGITTEYHDMYMRDLDGNQKVKVLLAQALFGNPDILLLDEPTNHLDLKSIRWLENFLLNFKNTVIVVSHDRYFLNKVCTHIADIDYSRIQLYVGNYDFWYEYSQMQIQQMKDQNKKAEAKKKELEEFIARFSANASKAKQATSRKKLLDNLEMTDMKPSLRRYPFIGFKPGREVGNIVLNVENLTKVVDGQTLINNVSFSILPNEKVAFVGDDKATEAFFKIIMGEDKDFEGSYKWGITTTQSYFPKDNSAFFNDCELSLLDWLRQFTDGSMYEQELRGWLGRMLFSGDEALKKANVLSGGEKVRCMLAKMMMHDANVLIFDEPTNHLDLESIQALNQGLMRFPENILFTCHDHQFVQTIANRIIEFTAEGTIDRLSTFDEYLEYKDTLEA, from the coding sequence ATGATATCAACACATAATGTATCACTCAGATACGGAGATCGCGCTTTATTTGAAGATGTATCAGTTAAATTTACTGATGGAAATTGTTATGGGATTATTGGTGCAAATGGTGCTGGTAAATCCACATTCTTAAAAATATTATCAGGTGAAATAGAACCTAATAAAGGTGAAGTTATTATTGAACCTAATAAGAGATTATCTGTTTTAAAACAGGACCACTTTGCTTATGATGACAACAAAGTTGTAGAAACAGTCATCATGGGTAATAAGAGACTGTTTGAAATCATGCAGGAAAAAGAAAAGTTATATGCTAAACCAGATTTCAATGATGAAGATGGTATTAAACTAGGAGAACTTGAAGGTGAGTTCGCAGACATGGATGGCTGGAATGCTGAAAGTGATGCTGAAATCATGCTAAATGGTTTAGGTATTACAACTGAATACCATGATATGTATATGAGAGACTTAGATGGTAATCAGAAGGTTAAAGTATTATTAGCCCAGGCTTTATTTGGAAACCCTGATATTCTTTTACTAGACGAACCTACCAACCATCTTGACTTAAAGAGTATCAGATGGTTAGAAAACTTCCTATTAAACTTTAAAAACACTGTCATTGTTGTATCACATGACCGTTATTTCTTAAACAAAGTATGTACACATATTGCTGATATTGATTACAGCCGTATTCAGCTATATGTAGGTAACTATGACTTCTGGTATGAATATTCTCAGATGCAGATCCAGCAGATGAAAGACCAGAACAAAAAAGCAGAAGCTAAAAAGAAAGAATTAGAAGAGTTCATCGCTCGTTTTAGTGCCAACGCTTCTAAAGCAAAACAGGCCACTTCTCGTAAGAAGTTATTAGATAACCTAGAAATGACTGATATGAAACCATCACTTAGAAGATACCCATTCATCGGTTTCAAACCAGGTAGAGAAGTAGGAAACATTGTATTAAATGTAGAAAACTTAACTAAGGTTGTAGATGGACAAACACTTATTAATAATGTATCTTTCTCAATTCTTCCAAATGAAAAGGTGGCTTTTGTTGGCGACGATAAAGCAACTGAAGCATTCTTTAAGATCATCATGGGAGAAGATAAAGACTTTGAAGGTTCTTATAAATGGGGTATTACGACTACTCAGTCATATTTCCCTAAAGACAATTCAGCATTCTTTAATGATTGTGAATTATCTTTATTAGACTGGTTAAGACAGTTTACTGATGGTAGTATGTATGAACAGGAACTAAGAGGATGGTTAGGTAGAATGTTATTCTCTGGTGATGAAGCATTAAAGAAAGCCAATGTTTTATCAGGAGGAGAAAAGGTAAGATGTATGCTTGCGAAAATGATGATGCATGATGCAAATGTATTAATCTTTGATGAACCTACAAACCACCTTGATCTTGAATCTATCCAGGCACTAAACCAGGGCTTAATGAGATTCCCAGAAAACATTCTATTTACTTGTCATGACCACCAGTTTGTTCAGACAATTGCGAATAGAATTATCGAATTTACTGCAGAAGGTACAATTGATCGTTTATCAACATTTGATGAATATCTAGAATACAAGGACACACTTGAAGCATAA
- a CDS encoding NmrA family NAD(P)-binding protein: MGKLLLTGVDGNLGQLAADVLLTLEPVENLIFCGYNEESLKKYAEKGVETHVTNFNNPDGLVEAFKGADALALISMPFVGVKRQNAHKNAVDAAKAAGVKQIIYTSLVNADDETNPSVEKKDHIYTEKYIQEVGLDYQFMRNSQYAEAMITNYFTYAHMNAPLTNSQGDGLMAYISRKDCAKALAYALHRSNEFHHKVWNINGLELMTISTFCAIGDVSTGNHVPFVNVTDEENYQIWDAMGVPRTTDGVFLKDSEAPFSSDGMVTFAQAIREGKMDIHTKDFTELTGDTPISVKYMFDHNEEFQIGERHSQDK; the protein is encoded by the coding sequence ATGGGTAAACTATTATTAACTGGTGTTGATGGAAACTTAGGTCAATTAGCTGCTGACGTATTACTTACATTAGAACCAGTAGAAAACTTAATCTTTTGTGGTTACAATGAAGAATCACTCAAGAAATATGCTGAAAAGGGTGTAGAAACACACGTAACTAACTTTAATAATCCTGATGGATTAGTTGAAGCATTTAAAGGGGCTGATGCTCTTGCATTAATCTCTATGCCATTTGTTGGTGTTAAAAGACAGAATGCGCATAAGAATGCTGTAGATGCAGCTAAAGCAGCAGGTGTTAAACAGATCATCTATACTTCTTTAGTCAATGCTGATGATGAAACAAACCCATCAGTAGAAAAGAAAGACCATATCTATACTGAAAAATATATCCAGGAAGTAGGTCTAGACTATCAGTTCATGAGAAACTCTCAATATGCTGAAGCAATGATTACTAATTACTTTACTTACGCTCATATGAATGCACCGCTTACTAATTCACAAGGTGATGGTCTAATGGCTTATATTTCTCGTAAAGACTGTGCTAAAGCATTAGCTTATGCATTACATAGATCAAATGAATTCCACCATAAGGTATGGAATATTAACGGATTAGAACTAATGACTATTTCAACATTCTGTGCTATTGGTGATGTAAGTACAGGAAACCATGTACCATTTGTAAATGTCACTGATGAAGAAAACTATCAGATCTGGGATGCAATGGGTGTCCCTAGAACAACTGATGGCGTATTCCTAAAGGATTCAGAAGCACCATTCTCTTCAGATGGCATGGTTACATTTGCACAGGCTATTAGAGAAGGTAAAATGGATATTCATACAAAAGACTTTACTGAACTAACTGGAGACACACCTATCTCTGTAAAATACATGTTTGATCATAATGAAGAATTCCAAATCGGTGAAAGACATTCTCAAGACAAATAA
- a CDS encoding type II toxin-antitoxin system Phd/YefM family antitoxin: MKVYPSSSMKENYNEIVNVCRKSQEPIFLTENGEVDLVIMDIETFKRKEKMLDLRELLLSAEEERISGSKQYTIDELDHILEAVIQGYREY; encoded by the coding sequence ATGAAAGTTTACCCATCTTCATCAATGAAAGAAAATTATAATGAAATAGTAAATGTATGCAGGAAGAGTCAGGAACCTATCTTTCTTACAGAAAATGGAGAAGTGGATCTGGTTATAATGGATATAGAAACATTTAAACGCAAAGAAAAAATGTTGGATTTACGTGAACTACTTCTTTCTGCAGAGGAAGAGAGAATATCAGGAAGTAAACAGTATACAATTGATGAACTAGATCACATTCTTGAAGCAGTCATTCAAGGATATAGAGAATACTGA
- a CDS encoding DUF3990 domain-containing protein gives MIGPVADDNTMETVQLYIANILTAKEAVERLRYSKVNNQVSFHTEKALEYLKPVRRIFYARENI, from the coding sequence GTGATTGGTCCTGTAGCAGATGATAATACCATGGAAACTGTACAATTATATATTGCTAATATACTTACTGCGAAAGAGGCAGTGGAGAGATTGCGATATAGTAAAGTAAATAATCAGGTATCATTTCACACGGAAAAAGCTTTAGAATATCTAAAACCGGTTAGGAGGATCTTTTATGCCAGAGAAAATATATAG
- the ltrA gene encoding group II intron reverse transcriptase/maturase, giving the protein MRLIDEILSDSNIDRAILQVKRNKGVSGIDKMTVDELDEYFYKYRREIRYSILNKKYKPQSVKRVYIPKPNGKKRPLGIPTVVDRVIQQAVAQILMKKLDSSFSEFSYGFRPRKSAQMAVLKTLEYINEGYDWVIDLDIEAYFDTVNHDKLISILREKHVNDSTTLHLIRKFMQAGIMEDGLVKPSRIGVPQGGPLSPILSNVYLDKFDKELEYRGLRFVRYADDCNIFVKSEMSANRVMKSVTSWLERKLFLKVSATKTKVVRPPESKFLGFTYLQRNGEWKCKPSNQSKMKIYDKCRRELIRRIGIARPLAVTFKRINQIVVGWINYYRIGVMKYFIDVFGQWLRHKIRVIILKQWKRPKTIYKNLYKMNRLFSCQFSDEQIFSVANSRRGLYSQACGHVINNIISPKFLGKRIGDRPGLINPLNYYLS; this is encoded by the coding sequence ATGAGATTAATTGATGAAATACTTAGTGATTCTAACATCGACAGGGCTATTCTACAGGTCAAGAGAAACAAAGGTGTATCTGGAATCGACAAGATGACAGTAGATGAACTTGATGAATATTTCTATAAGTATAGAAGAGAGATTAGATACTCTATACTTAATAAGAAGTATAAGCCCCAATCAGTCAAGAGAGTCTATATCCCAAAGCCTAATGGCAAGAAAAGACCATTAGGTATACCTACAGTAGTGGATAGAGTTATTCAACAGGCTGTTGCACAGATATTGATGAAGAAATTAGATTCTTCATTCAGTGAATTCAGTTATGGATTCAGACCAAGAAAAAGTGCACAGATGGCTGTATTAAAGACTCTAGAATACATCAATGAAGGTTATGACTGGGTTATAGACTTAGATATTGAAGCATACTTTGACACTGTAAATCATGATAAATTAATCTCAATACTTAGAGAAAAGCACGTGAATGACTCAACAACATTACATCTTATTCGCAAATTCATGCAGGCAGGGATTATGGAAGATGGTTTAGTAAAACCTTCGAGAATCGGTGTGCCTCAGGGAGGTCCACTCTCACCAATCCTTTCTAACGTTTATTTAGATAAGTTTGACAAGGAACTGGAATATAGAGGACTACGCTTTGTTAGATATGCAGATGACTGCAATATCTTCGTTAAGAGCGAGATGAGTGCAAATAGAGTAATGAAGTCAGTCACTTCATGGCTAGAGAGAAAACTATTTCTTAAAGTCAGCGCTACTAAAACCAAAGTGGTCAGACCACCCGAAAGCAAGTTTCTAGGATTCACCTACCTCCAAAGGAATGGTGAATGGAAATGCAAGCCTTCCAATCAGAGCAAGATGAAAATCTACGATAAATGTAGAAGAGAACTTATAAGAAGGATAGGAATTGCACGCCCTCTTGCAGTTACATTCAAGAGAATCAATCAGATTGTAGTGGGGTGGATTAACTATTATCGAATAGGCGTGATGAAATACTTCATTGACGTCTTTGGTCAATGGCTTCGCCATAAAATCAGAGTAATCATTTTGAAACAGTGGAAAAGACCTAAAACGATTTATAAAAACTTATACAAAATGAATAGGCTATTTTCTTGCCAATTTTCTGATGAACAAATCTTTTCGGTGGCAAACTCTAGACGCGGACTTTATAGCCAGGCCTGTGGTCATGTAATTAATAATATTATTAGTCCCAAATTCTTGGGTAAAAGAATAGGAGATAGACCTGGTCTGATCAATCCCCTTAATTACTATCTAAGTTAG
- a CDS encoding DUF6718 family protein: protein MCYLIAKRMNKPGCIAIQTEPGEDMAKFADRIQEKLGYDIEIITISRPTTYGEYEPYRFVSSYEEFEKEASLIG, encoded by the coding sequence ATGTGTTATCTTATCGCGAAAAGAATGAACAAACCTGGATGTATTGCAATACAGACAGAGCCTGGAGAAGACATGGCAAAATTTGCAGATAGAATACAAGAAAAACTTGGATATGATATAGAAATTATTACTATCAGTAGACCCACTACCTATGGGGAGTATGAACCTTATCGTTTTGTAAGTAGTTATGAGGAGTTTGAAAAAGAAGCAAGTCTAATAGGGTAG